One Streptomyces umbrinus genomic window, TCCGCACGGTAACAGAGAATACGGCCATTGTTTACCATGCAACTAGTGCAGTTGCATGGAGTTGCTCACCTTGCTACGGGGTTGCCCGCCCTGCTCAGGACGCCTCCTGGATGAGACCGACGTCGTTGCCGTCCGCGTCCTTCACGGAGGCGATCAGCGTGCCGCCCCCGACGTCCTGGATGTCCTGGACGACTTCGGCGCCCGCGTCGACGAGACCGGCCAGGCTCGCCTTGATGTCGGCGACGTGCCAGTAGGGGAGGGGCGCCGTCAGGCCCCTCGCGTGACCGTTGGGGTCGAGCCCGACCTCCGGCCCGCCGGGGGCCCGGAAGCCCACGTAGTACGCCTCGTCCACGTACGGCTCCACCCCCAGCAGCGAGCCGAACAGGGCCTTGGCGCGGGCGAGGTCCTTGACGGGATAGGTGATGGTCCTGAGGCCTTCGGACATGACGGGCTCCTCCGCTGTCGTGACTTCCACCGGCGGTCGTCACCGGTTCGGACCGGTTTCTCTCCGGTGGAATCACGCTATGGCCGAGGGGCGGGAGCACGCTTCTCCGTTCCTGACCGGTCAGGATCCGGCCGGTCCGTTCCTGACCGGCCGCCCCGGAGCGCGGCTCGTCAGCCGGTGAAGATCTCCACGACCGACCAGACGGCGAGCCCGAGCATGCACAGCCCGCCGATGCGCTGCACGGTCTTCAGCGGTACGCGCTTGGCGATGAACCGCCCGGCCAGCAGCGCGAGCGCGGAGACCGACATGAGGGCGGCCGCGGATCCGACGGCCACGGACGCGACGCCGTTGGTGGCCGCCAGGTTGGCGGTCGTGATCTGCGTCAGATCGCCCCACTCGCTGATGAAGACGGCCATGAAGGCGGTCGTGTAGACGGGCCAGAAGCCGGTGACGGTCCGGCCTCCGGTGTCCTCCTCGTCGTCCCCTCCGCTGCGCAGCAGCATGAAGGCGCCGAACGCGAAGAGCGCGGCCGAGACCGACTTGACCGTCCAGTCTGGCAGCAGACCGATGAGGCTTCCGGCGCCGACGGCGATCGCGACGTGCACGACGAACGCGGTGGACGTACCGAACCACACGTACAGCGGTCGCATACGGGTGCCCATGGCCAGCGACGCGAACATCGTCTTGTCCGGCAGCTCGGCGAGGAAGATCAGCCCGAAGGCGGTGAGGATCGCCAGAGGGTCGAGATGCATTCCGGGTGGCTTTCTGTGGGGACCGGGCCCCCGGATCTTCGCGAAGCGCCCTCGACTCGGGCGACGGGAGAACCGATCGGCCCGGCATGACGGGTGCGCCGCAAGGACTCGCGGGCACATCAATGCCTGGCCGAAGGTCTCGTCCACCCGTGTGATCACGCGGGCCCGGCCACCGGGAACCCGAGGGCTCCAGTGTGTCGACGACCGGTTCGCAGAACTACTCCCCTTCGCAGTCACTCAGTGTACAGGACACCCATACGGGTCTCGCATGAGAGTGCGGGGCGGGGGTATGCGAAGAACACTCGACGCGGACGGGCAAGGGATGGTCCCGCCCGCGACTCACGAGCGGAACCCTCATGAACGGCTCACTTCACGAAACGACAATCTCCGAAGACGCGTCAGAGGCGTCGGACGCGTCCGATGTGATCCTGCGCGCGCTGAGCGTCCTGGCCCACAACGGCCTGGACGGCGACGCGCGGACGCGGCTGGCCGGCACCGAGGTGCTGGTGCCGGCCTCGGACACGGAGACGCGGAAACTGATCCTGCCGGTCATCGGCCGGGCCGTCCTCGTCTTCACGTCCGAGGAGCGTATGGCGCAGGCCCTGCCGGACGTCCAGTGCTACCACCTCGTACCGCTGGGCATGATTCCGGCCCACTGGCCCGTGCGCGGCCTGACGCTCGTCATCGACCCCGGCTCACCCGAGGCCGTGACGCTGTCGGCGGAGGGCGTGCACCTGCTGCTGGGCCCACCCCTGAAAGCGGCATGAGGCGCCGGTCTCAGGTGGACTGACGCTTCACCAGTTCCGTCGGCAGGATCACCGCCGCCGGATCCTCTCCGCCGATCTGGGCGAGCAGCACCCGCACCATCTCGGCGCTGATCCGGTCGTAGGGCTGCCGGATGGTCGTCAGCTGGGGGCGGGCGGCCAGGGCGGCCGAGGAGTCGTCGAAGCCGCCCACCGAGACGTCCTCCGGGACGCGGCGCCCGGCCCGTTCCAGTGAGGTGAGTACGCCCTGAGCCATCAGGTCGGACGCTACGAACACCGCGTCCACGTCCGGGCACTGGCCCAGAAGCCGTTCCGCGCCCGCCTCGCCGCTGGCCCGGCTGTAGTCACCGGACACGACGAGCCGTTCGTCGAAGTCGATGCCCGACTCGGCGAGCACCTCCCGGTAACCCGCGAGCCGCTCCACACCGCCGGGCGTGTCCAGGGGACCGGTCACCACGCCGATACGGCGACGGCCGAGCGACACCAGATGGCGCACCATGTCACGGGCACCGTCCCGGTCGTCCGCGGCCACGTAACTCACCTTGGAGCCGACGCCGATGGGCTTGCCGCACATCACCAGCGGCACCCCCGCCTCGCGCAGCTGCTCGGCGACCGGATCGCCGGAGTGGCTGGAGACCAGCAGCACCCCGTCGACATGACCCGCCGTGATGTACCGGGTGATCCGGCGCCGCTCGTCCTCGGTGCCCGCCAGCATCAGCAACAGCGG contains:
- a CDS encoding LacI family DNA-binding transcriptional regulator — encoded protein: MTMSQSGGRRKPPTIHDVAREAGVSRGTVSRVLNGGHYVSPTAQEAVNAAIRRTGYVVNRHARSLITGRSDSIGFLLTEPQEKFFEDPNFNVLLRGCTQALAAHDIPLLLMLAGTEDERRRITRYITAGHVDGVLLVSSHSGDPVAEQLREAGVPLVMCGKPIGVGSKVSYVAADDRDGARDMVRHLVSLGRRRIGVVTGPLDTPGGVERLAGYREVLAESGIDFDERLVVSGDYSRASGEAGAERLLGQCPDVDAVFVASDLMAQGVLTSLERAGRRVPEDVSVGGFDDSSAALAARPQLTTIRQPYDRISAEMVRVLLAQIGGEDPAAVILPTELVKRQST
- a CDS encoding VOC family protein; translation: MSEGLRTITYPVKDLARAKALFGSLLGVEPYVDEAYYVGFRAPGGPEVGLDPNGHARGLTAPLPYWHVADIKASLAGLVDAGAEVVQDIQDVGGGTLIASVKDADGNDVGLIQEAS
- a CDS encoding TMEM165/GDT1 family protein, with translation MHLDPLAILTAFGLIFLAELPDKTMFASLAMGTRMRPLYVWFGTSTAFVVHVAIAVGAGSLIGLLPDWTVKSVSAALFAFGAFMLLRSGGDDEEDTGGRTVTGFWPVYTTAFMAVFISEWGDLTQITTANLAATNGVASVAVGSAAALMSVSALALLAGRFIAKRVPLKTVQRIGGLCMLGLAVWSVVEIFTG
- a CDS encoding SseB family protein; translated protein: MNGSLHETTISEDASEASDASDVILRALSVLAHNGLDGDARTRLAGTEVLVPASDTETRKLILPVIGRAVLVFTSEERMAQALPDVQCYHLVPLGMIPAHWPVRGLTLVIDPGSPEAVTLSAEGVHLLLGPPLKAA